DNA from Oscillatoria salina IIICB1:
GCCCAAGCTTTGAGTATTTATCAAATCAAAACTGAGACAATCGAGCAGTTAAAACCAACTCATATTATTACCCAAGATCAATGTGATGTTTGTGCGGTTAGTTTTGGCGATGTGGAAAAAGCGGTTGACGAATTAACTCAAAGTAATCCGAAAGTTATATCTTTGCAACCTAATTTATTAACTGAAGTTTGGGCAGATATCAAGCGAGTTGGACGTAGTTTAAATGTTGAATCTCAACCTGTTTTAAAACAATTACAAGCGCGAATTGATGCCTGTACTAACAAAACCAAGGTTCTCTCAGAAGTTAGTTTACCATCTGTAGTGGCGCTGGAATGGATCGATCCCTTAATGGCATCGGGTAATTGGATTCCCGAAATGATTAAATTAGCAGGGGGAAAAACTGAGTTTGGCTTAGTTGGAGAACATTCGCCTTATTTAGAATGGGAAAATCTGGTGAAAGCAGATCCAGAAGTAATTATAATTATGCCTTGTGGCTTTGATTTACAACGCACTCGTCAAGAAATTCAGGCTTTAACTGAAAAAGCAGAATGGTCAAATTTGCAAGCGGTGAAAAATAAGCAAGTTTATCTGACTGATGGCAATGCTTATTTTAATCGTCCGGGACCGAGATTAGGAGATTCTTTAGAAATATTAGCGGAAATTTTGCATCCAGATTTATTCAGTTTTGGCTATGAAGGAACTGCTTGGGAACGCTTGCAAAAATAACTGTCAACGACAAAATGTTAATAAGAATTTTGTCGTTGAGTAAGCTGAAATTTAACTAATTTCCCCAGGAAGTAACTTCAATTTTGCCAGCAGGTGAAAAGATGACTTGAAACTGAGCGAGAGGCTCATCTTCGTTTGTTGGGGATGTAAGTAACTCAGTCAGGGGAGTGTCGCTAACACGAGATTCAGCTAGTTTACTTAGAGGTTGATAATCAACAATTTCTCCATCTTGAGTAGCGCTAATGAGGTAAACTAATTCTTGCTCGAAAGCA
Protein-coding regions in this window:
- a CDS encoding cobalamin-binding protein, with product MTQENDLRIVSLLPSATEIVAVLGLTEKLVGVSHECDYPPEVKNLPICTEARLNSAKPSVEIDADVADLIAQALSIYQIKTETIEQLKPTHIITQDQCDVCAVSFGDVEKAVDELTQSNPKVISLQPNLLTEVWADIKRVGRSLNVESQPVLKQLQARIDACTNKTKVLSEVSLPSVVALEWIDPLMASGNWIPEMIKLAGGKTEFGLVGEHSPYLEWENLVKADPEVIIIMPCGFDLQRTRQEIQALTEKAEWSNLQAVKNKQVYLTDGNAYFNRPGPRLGDSLEILAEILHPDLFSFGYEGTAWERLQK